The sequence CCGAACTGGACCGGGCGATGAAGGAGTTCGCCGAGCCCGCGATGTCCGGCCTGGTCGTCATCAAGGCGGGCGGGAGGCAGATCCCGTTCGGCCCGGCCAAGTCGCTGCCGCAGATCCTGTCGATGAAGGCGGTCGACGGCAAGCTCGTCGACTTCTACGACAAGAAGGCCATCGAACGGCTCTGCGGCGGCGTCTTCGACGGCGTCATGATCACCAAGAGCGACGGCAAGAAGCACCAGCTCGGCGCGGACGACGTGGCCACCGCCATGAAGGGCGCGCTGCTCGGCAAGACCGAGGCCGAGCGGACCGTCACCATCGACCTCGACGGCAAGGGCTGACCCGCCCGCACCACCTGTCGCCGCCCCCGGCCGGACCTCCGGCCGGGGGCGGCGGCGTTCCCGGGCCGGTCCGCGCGCCCGCCCCGTCATCCGTGAGCCATGACATCTGTCATCCCGTATCCACGACCCGTGACCCTGCCGGGCGCACCCCCCGGTCCGCCAGGCTGGACGCATGACAACGACAGCCACCGAAACGACCGCGGCGAGGACCGCCGTGGTCAGCTTCGACCAGGTCACCAAGGCCTACGGAGACGTACGCGCCGTCGACGGACTCACCCTCGACCTGCACCCTGGCGAGACCGTCGCGCTGCTCGGCCCCAACGGCGCCGGGAAGTCCTCCACCCTCGACCTCCTCCTCGGCCTGCGCACCGCGGACTCCGGCAGCGTCCGCCTCTTCGGCACGTCCCCGCAGGAGGCCATCGCGGCCGGCCGGGTCGGCGCCATGCTCCAGAGCGGCGGCCTGATGGAGGACGTCACCGTCGAGGAACTGGTCCGGCTGGTCTGCGATCTGCACCCGCACCCCTACCCGGTGAGCGAGGTGCTGGCCCGGGCCGGCGTCGCGTCGATCGCCGGCCGCATGGTCAACAAGCTCTCCGGCGGCCAGGAACAGCGCGTACGGTTCGCCCTCGCCACCGCGGGCGCCAACGACCTGATTGTGCTCGACGAACCGACCACCGGCATGGATGTGACCGCCCGCCAGGCGTTCTGGGCCACCATGCGCGAGCAGGCCGAGCAGGGTCGTACCGTCCTGTTCGCCACCCACTACCTCGAAGAGGCCGACGCGATCGCCGACCGCGTCCTGGTCCTGCACAAGGGCCGCCTCCTCGCCGACGGCACCGCCGCCGAGATCAAGGCGAAGGCGGGGGCCCGCCGGATCTCCTTCGAACTGGAGGGCGCGGTCGACGAAGCGGCCCTGCGCGCACTGCCGTTCCTCGCCACGCTCGACATCAGCGGCCGGCGGGTGCGCATCCAGTCGCACAACGCGGACGCGACCGTGCACGCCGTCTACGGGCTCGGCCTCTACCCGCGCGAGCTGGAAGTCGCCGGACTCGGCCTGGAACAGGCCTTCGTCGCCATCACCGAGGCCGAGGAGGCCAGGACCGTATGAACACGCTCATCAAGCTCGAAGTGACCCGCACCCTGCGGAACAAGAAGTTCATGTTCTTCTCGGTCATCTACCCGTCGGTGATCTACCTGCTGATCTCCGGCACTCAGAACACCACCGACACGGTGCCGGGCACCGATCTGACGCTCCAGGCCTTCTTCATGGTCTCCATGGCCTCCTTCGGCGCGCTGACCGCCGTCCTGATGGGCAACAGCGAACGCATCGCGAAGGAGCGCGAGAAGGGCTGGGTGCGCCAGCTGAGGCTGACCGCGCTGCCCGGCCGCGGCTACGTCCTGGCGAAGATCGCGAGCGCCGCCATGGTGACGCTGCCCTGCATCGTCGTCGTCTTCCTCGTCGCGGCGGCGGCCAAACACGTCCGCTTCGACCTGTGGCAGTGGCTCGCGCTGACCGGCGTCATCTGGGCCGGCTCGCTCGTCTTCGCCGCGCTCGGCGTCGCCATCGGCTACCTCACCAGCGGTGACGCGGTCCGCCCGGTCACGATGATCATCTACTTCGGCCTCTCGATCCTCGGCGGCCTGTGGATGCCGAGCGCGACCTTCCCGCAGTGGCTCCAGAACATCTCCGAGTGGCTTCCCACACACGCGTACGCTGCACTCGGCCAGGCCGTCGAAATGGGCGGCGCGCCGCACGCCAGGGACATCGCCGTCCTCTGCGTCTACTTCCTGCTCTTCGCGGGCGGCGCGGCCTGGCTCTACCGGAAGGACACCTTGAAGGCTTGAAACCTCCCCTCCCCGGCGGGAGGGGATTCCTAGCTCACTTCGCCTGACCTCTGGCAGGGGGCAGGGCTTACGAGATCAGCACCAGCCGGGTTGAGACCAGCCCGGACGAGCATCACATGGGCGGAGTTCTTGTCCCTGGGGGACGAGGTTCCGCATGCGGTGCACGTGTACGTTCGTTCGGAGAGGGGGAGTGCGTGCTTGGTTCTCGCTCCGCACCGTGCGCAGTCCATGGTGGTGTGCGCGGGGTGGACCAGGTGCACGGTTCTGCCGTGCTTGCGGGCCTGCTCGATCAGCGCTGTCTTGGTGGCGCCGATCGCGGCGTCCGCGGCCTTGCGGGCCATGGTGGTCTTCGCGAGGAACTTCGGGCGGAAGTCTTCCACGGCGAGTTGGTCGAAGTCACGGACGACGGTCCTTGC comes from Streptomyces sp. Mut1 and encodes:
- a CDS encoding ABC transporter permease produces the protein MNTLIKLEVTRTLRNKKFMFFSVIYPSVIYLLISGTQNTTDTVPGTDLTLQAFFMVSMASFGALTAVLMGNSERIAKEREKGWVRQLRLTALPGRGYVLAKIASAAMVTLPCIVVVFLVAAAAKHVRFDLWQWLALTGVIWAGSLVFAALGVAIGYLTSGDAVRPVTMIIYFGLSILGGLWMPSATFPQWLQNISEWLPTHAYAALGQAVEMGGAPHARDIAVLCVYFLLFAGGAAWLYRKDTLKA
- a CDS encoding ABC transporter ATP-binding protein — translated: MTTTATETTAARTAVVSFDQVTKAYGDVRAVDGLTLDLHPGETVALLGPNGAGKSSTLDLLLGLRTADSGSVRLFGTSPQEAIAAGRVGAMLQSGGLMEDVTVEELVRLVCDLHPHPYPVSEVLARAGVASIAGRMVNKLSGGQEQRVRFALATAGANDLIVLDEPTTGMDVTARQAFWATMREQAEQGRTVLFATHYLEEADAIADRVLVLHKGRLLADGTAAEIKAKAGARRISFELEGAVDEAALRALPFLATLDISGRRVRIQSHNADATVHAVYGLGLYPRELEVAGLGLEQAFVAITEAEEARTV